The sequence ATGCGCTGCGCCGACCATTTGATCAGCTCCAAAGCGCGCCGTCCGTCGTCAGTAAGCTCACCATCCACCAGACTTATCTGCGGCAAAGCGCGAGCTGGCGGACGTATTTCGATCTTCCATTCAGGCTCGGTCGCAGCGATCCGGCTTTCCAACTCGCGATAAGTACCCAGCTCCGCCCCAGGCAAGGCCCTGGCTTTGACCAACGCGCGGCGACGTTCGCGGTCCACCATTACTTCGGTCGCAGGGACCCCGGCGATCAAAGCAAGCCGGTCGGCCAAATCCTGCGCGCGGCGCTGGCTTGCGAGCCGCTCCTGCGCAGAGGCAGCAGCAAGCTGTGCTTCTTCTGCAGCGCTTGCGCCAGTTTCAACTTTGTACTGCTGCAGCGTCAGTTGAACCGGCTCGTCAAGTTGCCGCTCCATCGCGCGACCACTTTCTTCCTGAGCGCGGTCGCGAATTTCAGGTGTCAGCACCGTTGCGGAGACGCGGATCAAATTCGCTTCGTGCGTAATATTAAGCTCCGAAATCCGCGCATTGGCGCCAAAGGCATCGACAATCTCCGCTCGGATAACCCGCGCCGCAAGCGCTTCGGATCGGATATGGCCGAGGGAAATCCCGAGCGGAATCGCTAAAGCAACGAACACCGAGATTATTCCAAATGTTTGAAACTGGGTCTGCCGATCAGACAATGAAGTCCGGAAACCATATATCCGCGCCATCAACGCAGCCGTAAGCGCAATGGTCATGAGGTTGGTCACATAGAGCAGTAACGCGCCGGAGAAGACGGTCCAGTTTAGCGTCGCCAAACCGAAGCCAACCACTGCCAGCGGCGGCATCAACGCTGTCGCGATGGCCACGCCAACAATCGTACCCTCACGCCCGCGGATCATCGCGTAGGCACCGGCCAGTGCGGAAAACAGGGCAACCAGTAGATCGAACAGATTGGGCCGGGTGCGAGCAGCAATTTCCGCCGTTACAGTCTGCAAAGGCGATAAAAACACGATCAATGCGCACAGGCCGATAGCCATCACGGTGCCCCATGCCAGCGACCGGGCGCTCTCACGCAGCCACTTGTAATCGCCAATGGCTAGGCTGAAACCCGCGCCCATAATCGGGTCCATAAGCGGGGAAAGCAGCATGGCGCCGATTACGACGGCAGGCGAGCTAAGCAGCAGCCCGAGCACCGCAATGCCGGCTGACATGGCAGTCATAAACAGATAGCGAGCGGACGTCTTGCACTCGACCCGGCGCTTCTCGATCACAGATGCCTGATCGACCGTGCCCACAACGTCATCGCGCCACCAGCGCCGCCAACTGAGCAGTACGGCAGAGAAGCCCTCAGCCTTCAGTGATTTCGGTTCGGTAGCCATTATTTCCCCATTTCCGGCGATTTAGCGAGGCAAGTTAAGGCATAGCAATGTTGCGCCCAAGGCATTTCTGTCCAAGAGTGTCCTTGAAACTTGTGTGTTATTTTCCTAATACAGTAAGGTAACGTGCACGCACGCTGACAGAAGAAAGAGCAAAGACAGACATGGCCACCCCATCGACCGAGACGAAAACGGCAGTTGCAACCGACTTTGAACTGACCCCGCCCGAGCCTGTGCCTACGGTAACGATAGATAAGGCCGCTGGCCTTGTTCCGGTGTCGGACGAGAAGAAGTCCGCACTTGCAACTAAGGTCGATAGCTATGTCGATGAACTGCTCGCGGCAGACGCCAATTCGCCGGAATTCGGCCAGAAGGTCGATCAGCTGACCAATATGGGCCGCAAGGAAATCGCCGCTGCTGCGCGAATGTCCAACCGTTTCCTCGACCGCCCGGTGCGAGCGATGGATCAGGAAAGCGGCGTCGGCAGCGATCTGGCGGAACTGCGCCGCACGGTCGAGGACCTCGACCCAGGCCGCAAAGGCAAGCTGCGCGGCCGCAAGCTGTTCGGCATCATCCCGTTCGGCGGCTCGATGAAAAAGTACTTCGACAGCTACAAGAGCAGTCAGAACCACATTCAGGCGATCCTGGCGCGGCTGGAAAGCGGCAAGGACGAGCTGATCATGGACAATGCGTCTATCGAACAGGAACGCGCCAAATTGTGGGAAGCGATGGGTAATCTGGAACAGATGATCCACATCTCCAAAACGCTCGACGGCAAGCTGGAAGAAAAGGCGCAAGACCTAGATGCGACCGACCCGCAGAAGGCCAAGGCCATCCGCGAAACGGCGCTGTTCTATGTCCGTCAGCGCACGCAGGATTTGCTCACCCAGATGGCTGTGAGTGTGCAGGGCTATCTCGCGCTTGATCTGGTCAAGAAGAACAATGTTGAACTGGTGAAAGGCGTCGACCGCGCCGGGACCACCACAGTGGGCGCACTCCGCACGGCCGTGACGGTCGCACAAGCGATGACCAACCAACGGCTGGTTCTGCAGCAGATCACCGCGCTCAACGACACAACGGCGGGAATCATCGATTCCACCGGTACATTGCTGCGCGAGCAGACCGGCAAGATCCACGAACAGGCCGCCAGCAGCACCATCCCGATGGAAACGCTGCAGCGCGCCTTCCAGAACATCTACGACACGATGGACGAGGTCGATACGTTCAAGCTGAAGGCGCTCGATTCCATGAAGCAGACGGTCGATGTGCTGTCGGGCGAAGTCGAGAAGTCGAAAGGCTATATCGCCCGCGCCGAAGGCCAAGCGCAGGCCGCCAAGGTTGCGAGTGAACCTTCATTGTTGAGCCTAGATAGCTGATGAGTGACACGACACGCGAAAGCGACCGCATATTGAATGCCGCTGGCACTTCCCTGCAAGTGAACCGCGAGGGCGGCTATCACCGGCCAGCTGACTCAATCGGTCAGGGATCACGGCGGCTCAAGAAAAGCCACTGGAAGAAGAAGCTTGGCATTCTGGGTCTCGCAGTTGCGGGCCTGTGGGTCGCATCGTCGATTGTTGGTGTTGTGATT comes from Altererythrobacter sp. ZODW24 and encodes:
- a CDS encoding DUF389 domain-containing protein, whose translation is MATEPKSLKAEGFSAVLLSWRRWWRDDVVGTVDQASVIEKRRVECKTSARYLFMTAMSAGIAVLGLLLSSPAVVIGAMLLSPLMDPIMGAGFSLAIGDYKWLRESARSLAWGTVMAIGLCALIVFLSPLQTVTAEIAARTRPNLFDLLVALFSALAGAYAMIRGREGTIVGVAIATALMPPLAVVGFGLATLNWTVFSGALLLYVTNLMTIALTAALMARIYGFRTSLSDRQTQFQTFGIISVFVALAIPLGISLGHIRSEALAARVIRAEIVDAFGANARISELNITHEANLIRVSATVLTPEIRDRAQEESGRAMERQLDEPVQLTLQQYKVETGASAAEEAQLAAASAQERLASQRRAQDLADRLALIAGVPATEVMVDRERRRALVKARALPGAELGTYRELESRIAATEPEWKIEIRPPARALPQISLVDGELTDDGRRALELIKWSAQRMDTPIVLSGRSEALEIVAPLLTAAGVQVSSEPGRGTEGQVSARWGAPDN
- a CDS encoding toxic anion resistance protein; translated protein: MATPSTETKTAVATDFELTPPEPVPTVTIDKAAGLVPVSDEKKSALATKVDSYVDELLAADANSPEFGQKVDQLTNMGRKEIAAAARMSNRFLDRPVRAMDQESGVGSDLAELRRTVEDLDPGRKGKLRGRKLFGIIPFGGSMKKYFDSYKSSQNHIQAILARLESGKDELIMDNASIEQERAKLWEAMGNLEQMIHISKTLDGKLEEKAQDLDATDPQKAKAIRETALFYVRQRTQDLLTQMAVSVQGYLALDLVKKNNVELVKGVDRAGTTTVGALRTAVTVAQAMTNQRLVLQQITALNDTTAGIIDSTGTLLREQTGKIHEQAASSTIPMETLQRAFQNIYDTMDEVDTFKLKALDSMKQTVDVLSGEVEKSKGYIARAEGQAQAAKVASEPSLLSLDS